The Verrucomicrobiales bacterium genome includes the window GTTTCCTGCTCGTAGGTTTGAAGCCGCTTGTGAATGACTTCAAGATTGGCATCGTCTAGACGGTTTTCGCGCAACGCGCGGCGCTGGAGACGCTCGACCATCTTGTTCATATCCGGGCACGTCAGATGGAACACCGCCCGCACATCCAGCATCGACTTCAACATCTCAGCCTGGCCGGGGTTTCGTGGGATCCCGTCCAAAACCAGGATGTCACGCTCGGGATGAAAACTGCCGTTGGAGGTACTGGCCTTGATGTTTCGTTTCCACAGTTCGATGGTCGAGTCATCAGGGACGAGCTGACCGCGGCTGGAGTATTCGATGAAGACACGGCCGAGCGGGTCATCGATCCGCAAGTTGCGAAAAGCGTCCCCGCAGGCGAAATGGAAGAAGCCCGGGATGGCACCTAAAATCTTGCCCTGGGTGCCCTTGCCGGACCCCGGAGCGCCAAAGAGAAGAACAGTCTTGAAGGTCATGTTTTTCGCTGAGGCTCCTTAGAACACCGGGCTTCCATGATGCTGAAAGTGGTTATGCCAAAAAAAGCCGCAGAAGTTATTAGCTTCGTGGTTTAATCGTTATTTCGGAGATATCGGTAAACGCCACAGTTACCTCCTCGAGCGAAGAATTCCGCACGACCTGCAGACAGACCTCGGCGGCGGTCGCTCGGACGATGCGATTGCAGATCAGGGCGCCTTTACTAGTCTTCACTTCGCACACGAGCCCCTTCTCAGCGTCGCTGGGCCGAACACCAAAGAAACCAGGGAGTTTCGTTTCGAAGAAGCGCTTGTTAAAGGTGAATTCGCCTCGTTTGTAGACCGGCAAGGAGGTGCCTGCCTCAGCCGCAGCGGCCGCGGCAGCCGCCGCAGCGGCCTGTCGCTCCGCTCCCGGCGCTCCACCGGCCGTCGTGAAAGTCGGCACATGGGCAGCCGTGGCATCGACGTGTTCGGAAACACTCTTCGGCACATAAGTCGGCAGGCACAGGAACACGATCTGGGTCAATACCGGCAAAACCACCGAAATGCCGAGAACCATCCAGGGATTGTAATTACGAAAGATACCGACCTCGTAGGCTGAATAGAGGTTCGCGATGAGGAGCAGAATGAGAAAAACCATCCCGAAGGAGGAACTGCCCAGCTTGAACAGCCCACCCTGAGGATCCGGCCGATCCAGGCGCTCAAAGGGCTTCACTTCAATCGGCTGCCGATTCGAATTGGTCGAATCGATGGTCATTTCCAGAAAGGGTTCGGCAAACCTCTTGGCCTTGGGATTCTTCAGCAACTCTTGGATCGAGGCCTGGGTGAGGTTGGTGTAACCGACCCGCTCCCCTTGGCTGCCAGTGGCATCCCGGAAGGCGACGCCATCGCGGGTAATACTGATGGGTGGACCGTTCAGAACCTTGCCATCCAAGGTTTCGTACGTCTCCGCATACGCTGCAGTCAAACCAGCAAAAAGCACACAGCTGGCGATCCATCTTGTTATCAGGCTGAAACTCACTTGGACTCGATATCAGAGGCCGCGGGTCAAAGGAAGAAAAAATCGAACGCTGGCGGCACCAATTCCCCGGAGCAGTGGCCACCCGCCCCTCAATCCGGGAAATTTTGCGCGCCTCACCCCCCGGGCGATGCTAGCATCCGCCCATGAGCAAAGCGTTCACTCGCGAATCGGATGACGACCTGCCCGAACTACCGGCGCTCCGTCCCGCATCGGCCTCCCTCCCAGCGGGCGTGCTGAACCACCTGACCGCGGACGGAGCGGAACGCCTGCGGCGAGACCTGGATTTGGCGGTAAACGAGGAGCGCCCTCGACTCCTGGCCCAAGTGAAGGCGGGCAGCGACAAAGAGGCACTTCA containing:
- a CDS encoding nucleoside monophosphate kinase, whose product is MTFKTVLLFGAPGSGKGTQGKILGAIPGFFHFACGDAFRNLRIDDPLGRVFIEYSSRGQLVPDDSTIELWKRNIKASTSNGSFHPERDILVLDGIPRNPGQAEMLKSMLDVRAVFHLTCPDMNKMVERLQRRALRENRLDDANLEVIHKRLQTYEQETKPVLEYYGPTLVHNVDSTQSPMNVLRMILNLIASLQP